The following coding sequences lie in one Pseudomonas monsensis genomic window:
- the glnL gene encoding nitrogen regulation protein NR(II), with protein sequence MTISDAIHRLLLDNLTTATILLDAELRLEYMNPAAEMLLAISGQRSHGQFISELFTESTEALNSLRQAVEQAHPFTKREAMLTALTGQTLTVDYAVTPILSNGATMLLLEVHPRDRLLRITKEEAQLSKQETSKMLVRGLAHEIKNPLGGIRGAAQLLARELPEDSLRDYTNVIIEEADRLRNLVDRMLGSNKLPSLAMCNVHEVLERVCQLVEAESQGCITLVRDYDPSIPDVLIDREQMIQAVLNIVRNAMQAISSQNELRLGRISLRTRTMRQFTIGHVRHRLVTKIEIIDNGPGIPAELQETIFFPMVSGRPDGTGLGLAITQNIISQHQGLIECDSHPGHTTFSIFLPLEQGATST encoded by the coding sequence ATGACTATTAGCGACGCAATCCACCGTTTGCTGCTCGACAACCTGACCACCGCCACCATTCTGCTCGACGCCGAATTGCGCCTCGAATACATGAACCCGGCGGCGGAAATGCTGCTGGCCATCAGCGGCCAGCGCAGCCATGGGCAGTTCATCAGCGAGCTGTTCACCGAGTCCACCGAAGCGCTCAACTCGCTGCGCCAGGCGGTGGAGCAGGCGCACCCGTTCACCAAACGCGAAGCCATGCTCACCGCCCTCACCGGCCAGACCCTGACCGTGGACTACGCGGTGACGCCAATCCTCAGCAACGGTGCAACCATGCTTCTGCTGGAAGTGCACCCGCGTGACCGGCTGCTGCGGATCACCAAGGAAGAGGCGCAACTGTCCAAACAGGAAACCAGCAAGATGCTGGTGCGCGGCCTCGCCCATGAGATCAAGAATCCCCTCGGCGGCATTCGTGGCGCGGCGCAGTTGCTGGCCCGCGAACTGCCGGAAGACAGTCTGCGCGACTACACCAACGTGATCATTGAAGAGGCCGACCGCCTGCGCAATCTGGTTGATCGCATGCTCGGCTCGAACAAGCTGCCGTCGCTGGCCATGTGCAACGTCCACGAAGTGCTGGAGCGTGTCTGCCAATTGGTCGAGGCGGAAAGTCAGGGCTGCATCACGCTGGTGCGCGATTACGACCCGAGCATTCCCGACGTGTTGATCGACCGCGAGCAAATGATTCAGGCCGTGCTGAACATCGTGCGCAACGCCATGCAGGCGATCAGCAGCCAGAACGAGCTGCGCCTGGGCCGCATCAGCCTGCGCACGCGAACGATGCGCCAGTTCACCATCGGCCACGTCCGCCATCGTCTGGTGACCAAGATCGAGATCATCGACAACGGCCCGGGGATCCCGGCGGAACTTCAGGAAACCATTTTCTTTCCCATGGTCAGCGGTCGTCCGGACGGTACCGGACTGGGCCTGGCCATTACCCAGAACATCATCAGCCAGCACCAGGGCCTGATCGAGTGTGACAGCCATCCAGGCCACACCACGTTCTCGATCTTTCTGCCACTGGAACAAGGAGCCACATCGACATGA
- a CDS encoding DUF4124 domain-containing protein — protein sequence MRIFWLILCLFALPVHAEVFTYVDAQGNRVYTDQPRGNAKRVPIATSNRMSANPTADAPLRATQKSPEPPLFHYDMLRILIPEPDATIRSSAGEVIVSVTSEPGLQQGHRYRLLLDGQATGEPGLSPVFPLSNIDRGSHHLSVEILDEQGRIVERTANQSFHMLRISLAQKRQVKPCVSEDYGVRPECPLKDKPPEPKNPFLRFF from the coding sequence ATGAGGATTTTCTGGCTGATCCTGTGCCTGTTCGCTCTGCCCGTTCACGCCGAGGTCTTCACCTATGTCGATGCCCAGGGCAATCGCGTCTACACCGACCAGCCGCGTGGCAACGCCAAGCGTGTGCCCATCGCGACCAGCAACCGCATGTCGGCTAATCCCACGGCGGATGCGCCGCTGCGCGCGACACAAAAATCCCCGGAACCACCGCTGTTCCACTACGACATGCTGCGCATCCTGATCCCCGAGCCGGACGCGACCATTCGCAGCAGCGCGGGCGAGGTGATCGTCAGCGTCACCAGCGAACCGGGCCTGCAGCAGGGCCATCGCTACCGCCTGCTGCTCGACGGCCAGGCCACTGGCGAGCCAGGCCTGAGCCCGGTGTTCCCGTTGAGTAACATCGACCGTGGCAGCCACCACTTGTCGGTGGAAATCCTTGATGAACAGGGCCGTATCGTCGAACGCACCGCCAACCAGTCGTTCCACATGCTGCGCATCTCGCTGGCGCAGAAACGTCAGGTCAAACCCTGCGTCAGCGAAGACTACGGCGTACGCCCGGAATGTCCGCTGAAAGACAAACCGCCCGAGCCGAAAAACCCCTTCCTGCGTTTCTTCTAA
- a CDS encoding DUF4124 domain-containing protein: protein MGRTFLYILLLIALPAAAQIYKYTDANGHTVYSDHSPDGVQAQPVELPPLNSVEPQVPRAPAPASTDNRPAARNAYAVLELTGLPTEEALRANNGTFTVNVLIKPRLQSPHQLRLVLDDAPYGQSSNVPILQLVNIDRGEHRLAVQVIDGEAIIQQSPAVTFTVQRVHTP, encoded by the coding sequence ATGGGTCGCACCTTTCTCTACATCCTGCTGCTGATCGCCCTGCCCGCCGCCGCGCAGATCTACAAGTACACCGACGCCAACGGCCACACGGTGTACAGCGATCACTCGCCGGACGGCGTACAGGCGCAGCCAGTGGAGCTGCCGCCGCTCAACAGCGTCGAACCACAGGTACCGCGCGCCCCGGCGCCCGCCAGCACGGACAATCGCCCAGCGGCCCGCAACGCTTATGCAGTGCTGGAGCTGACCGGCCTGCCTACCGAAGAAGCCCTGCGCGCCAACAACGGCACCTTCACCGTCAACGTGCTGATCAAGCCGCGCCTGCAGTCGCCGCACCAACTCAGGCTGGTATTGGACGACGCGCCTTACGGCCAGTCGAGCAACGTGCCGATCCTGCAACTGGTGAATATTGATCGCGGGGAGCATCGTCTCGCGGTGCAAGTGATCGACGGCGAAGCGATCATCCAGCAGAGCCCGGCGGTGACGTTCACCGTGCAGCGGGTGCACACGCCATGA
- the glnA gene encoding glutamate--ammonia ligase yields the protein MSKSVQLIKDHDVKWIDLRFTDTKGTQHHVTMPARDALEDDFFEVGKMFDGSSIAGWKGIEASDMILLPDDDTAVLDPFTEDATLILVCDIIEPSTMQGYDRDPRAIAHRAEEYLKTTGIGDTVFAGPEPEFFIFDEVKFKSDISGSMFKIYSEQGSWMSDQDIEGGNKGHRPGVKGGYFPVPPFDHDHEIRTAMCNALEEMGQTVEVHHHEVATAGQNEIGVKFNTLVKKADEVQTLKYVVHNVADAYGRTATFMPKPLYGDNGSGMHVHMSIAKDGKNTFAGEGYAGLSETALYFIGGIIKHGKALNGFTNPATNSYKRLVPGFEAPVMLAYSARNRSASIRIPYVNSPRGRRIEARFPDPAANPYLAFAALLMAGLDGIQNKIHPGDAADKNLYDLPPEEAKEIPQVCGSLKEALEELDKGRAFLTKGGVFSDDFIDAYIALKSEEEIKVRTFVHPLEYELYYSC from the coding sequence ATGTCGAAGTCGGTTCAACTCATCAAAGATCATGACGTCAAGTGGATTGATCTGCGCTTCACGGACACCAAAGGCACTCAGCACCACGTGACCATGCCGGCTCGCGATGCGCTGGAAGACGACTTCTTCGAAGTCGGCAAGATGTTCGACGGTTCCTCCATCGCTGGCTGGAAAGGCATCGAAGCCTCCGACATGATCCTGCTGCCGGACGACGACACTGCCGTGCTCGACCCGTTCACCGAAGACGCCACCCTGATCCTGGTGTGCGACATCATCGAACCGTCGACCATGCAAGGTTACGATCGTGACCCGCGCGCCATTGCTCACCGCGCCGAGGAATACCTGAAGACCACCGGTATCGGTGACACCGTCTTCGCCGGTCCAGAACCGGAATTCTTCATCTTCGACGAAGTGAAGTTCAAGTCGGACATCTCCGGCTCGATGTTCAAGATCTACTCCGAACAAGGTTCGTGGATGTCCGACCAGGACATCGAAGGCGGCAACAAAGGTCACCGTCCTGGCGTCAAAGGTGGCTACTTCCCGGTTCCGCCGTTCGACCACGACCACGAAATCCGTACTGCCATGTGCAACGCACTGGAAGAGATGGGCCAGACCGTTGAAGTTCACCACCACGAAGTGGCGACTGCCGGTCAGAACGAAATTGGTGTCAAGTTCAACACCCTGGTGAAGAAAGCTGACGAAGTTCAGACTCTGAAATACGTTGTACACAACGTTGCCGACGCTTACGGCCGCACCGCGACCTTCATGCCGAAGCCACTGTACGGCGACAACGGCTCGGGCATGCACGTCCACATGTCCATCGCCAAAGACGGCAAGAACACCTTCGCTGGCGAAGGCTATGCCGGCCTGTCCGAAACCGCCCTGTACTTCATCGGCGGTATCATCAAGCACGGTAAAGCGCTGAACGGCTTCACCAACCCGGCCACCAACTCCTACAAGCGTCTGGTGCCAGGTTTCGAAGCCCCGGTAATGCTGGCCTACTCGGCTCGCAACCGTTCCGCCTCGATCCGTATTCCTTACGTCAACAGCCCACGCGGCCGTCGTATCGAAGCACGCTTCCCGGATCCGGCTGCCAACCCGTACCTGGCATTCGCAGCTCTGCTGATGGCCGGCCTGGACGGTATCCAGAACAAGATCCACCCAGGCGATGCCGCTGACAAAAACCTGTACGACCTGCCGCCTGAAGAGGCGAAAGAGATCCCACAAGTTTGCGGCAGCCTGAAAGAAGCCCTGGAAGAGCTGGACAAGGGCCGTGCGTTCCTGACCAAGGGCGGCGTGTTCTCCGACGACTTCATCGACGCTTACATCGCGCTGAAATCCGAAGAAGAAATCAAGGTTCGTACCTTCGTACACCCACTGGAATATGAGCTGTACTACAGCTGCTGA
- the thiI gene encoding tRNA uracil 4-sulfurtransferase ThiI, protein MKLIVKVFPEITIKSRPVRTKFIRQLAKNIRAVLRDLDPAVVVNGVWDNLELETRVADAKAQKEMVERLSCMPGIAHLLQIDEYPLGDFDDITEKCKQHYGDALAGKIFSVRCKRAGKHTFSSMDVEKYVGSKLRRECGAAGIDLKAPQIEVRIEVRDKRLFVIHSQHNGIGGYPLGALEQTLVLMSGGFDSTVAAYQIMRRGLMAHFCFFNLGGRAHELGVMEVAHFIWKKYGSSQRVLFVSVPFEEVLGEILGKVDNSHMGVVLKRMMLRASSAIADRLHIDALVTGEAISQVSSQTLPNLSVIDCVTDKLVLRPLIVAHKQDIIDTANEIGTADFARHMPEYCGVISVNPKTAAKRGRVEHEEKEFDMAVLERALENAKLVPIDRVIDELGQDVQIEEVSEALAGQIVIDIRHPDAAEDEPLEIAGVEVQTMPFYAVNARFKELDPTRQYLLYCDKGVMSRLHAHHLLSEGHANVRVYRPS, encoded by the coding sequence ATGAAACTAATCGTAAAAGTCTTCCCCGAGATCACCATCAAGAGTCGACCTGTCCGGACGAAATTTATCCGCCAGTTGGCCAAAAACATCCGCGCCGTGCTCCGCGATCTGGACCCGGCTGTGGTGGTGAACGGTGTGTGGGACAACCTCGAGCTGGAAACCCGCGTAGCCGACGCCAAAGCCCAGAAAGAGATGGTCGAGCGTCTGAGCTGCATGCCGGGCATTGCCCACCTGTTGCAGATCGACGAGTACCCGCTGGGCGACTTCGACGACATCACCGAAAAGTGCAAACAGCACTACGGTGATGCACTGGCCGGGAAGATTTTTTCGGTGCGCTGCAAGCGCGCGGGCAAGCACACGTTCAGCTCGATGGACGTCGAAAAATACGTCGGCAGCAAGCTGCGCCGTGAGTGCGGTGCTGCCGGTATCGACCTGAAAGCGCCACAAATCGAAGTGCGCATCGAAGTTCGCGACAAACGGTTGTTCGTCATCCACAGCCAGCACAACGGCATCGGCGGTTACCCGCTCGGCGCGTTGGAGCAGACGCTGGTATTGATGTCCGGCGGCTTTGACTCGACCGTTGCCGCCTACCAGATCATGCGCCGTGGCCTGATGGCGCACTTCTGCTTCTTTAACCTGGGCGGTCGTGCCCACGAATTGGGCGTGATGGAAGTCGCGCATTTCATCTGGAAGAAGTACGGCAGCTCGCAACGCGTGCTATTTGTCAGTGTTCCGTTCGAAGAAGTGTTGGGCGAAATTCTCGGCAAAGTCGATAACAGTCATATGGGCGTCGTATTGAAGCGTATGATGTTGCGCGCGTCCTCCGCCATTGCCGACCGCCTGCACATTGATGCCCTGGTGACCGGCGAAGCGATCTCCCAGGTGTCGAGCCAGACGCTGCCGAACCTGTCGGTGATCGACTGCGTGACCGATAAGCTGGTCCTGCGTCCGCTGATCGTGGCGCACAAGCAGGACATCATCGACACGGCCAACGAGATCGGCACCGCCGATTTCGCCCGGCACATGCCGGAGTACTGCGGGGTCATTTCGGTCAATCCGAAGACAGCCGCCAAACGCGGTCGTGTTGAGCACGAAGAGAAAGAATTCGACATGGCGGTGCTCGAGCGTGCGCTCGAAAACGCCAAACTGGTGCCGATCGATCGGGTAATCGACGAATTGGGCCAGGACGTACAGATTGAAGAAGTCAGCGAAGCACTGGCCGGTCAGATCGTCATCGACATCCGTCACCCGGATGCCGCCGAGGATGAGCCGCTGGAAATCGCTGGCGTAGAAGTACAGACGATGCCGTTCTACGCAGTGAACGCTCGTTTCAAGGAGCTGGATCCGACTCGCCAGTACCTGCTGTATTGCGACAAAGGCGTGATGAGTCGCCTGCATGCTCACCATTTGCTCAGTGAGGGGCATGCCAATGTGCGCGTTTATCGACCGAGCTAA